The following proteins are co-located in the Fructilactobacillus carniphilus genome:
- a CDS encoding phosphatidate cytidylyltransferase, with protein MKQRIITAVVALAIFIPIILMGGWLVELAAVALALVAMAEVFIMKKQIIISVEALIAFVGVAALVLPNLITGWLPANISPNFAFYILVLLLLLCTVFFNKSFNFDDAGVYTLAMLYIGFGFHYFVMARHDGLAVLFYALLIVWCTDTGAYFIGKYMGKHKLAPHVSPNKTWEGSVGGVIVATVVCTVYVLFFPVSHASLMTMILLTVILSIAGQLGDLVESALKRYYGVKDSGKILPGHGGILDRFDSLLFVLPLLHLLGIV; from the coding sequence ATGAAGCAGAGAATTATTACCGCAGTGGTGGCCCTGGCCATTTTTATTCCCATCATTTTAATGGGTGGTTGGCTAGTCGAACTAGCAGCCGTGGCATTAGCACTGGTTGCCATGGCAGAAGTGTTTATCATGAAAAAGCAAATCATTATTTCCGTGGAAGCCTTGATTGCTTTTGTGGGAGTGGCAGCCTTGGTCTTGCCCAATTTAATTACGGGCTGGCTTCCTGCTAACATTAGCCCCAATTTTGCTTTTTACATTTTAGTTTTATTGCTACTTTTGTGTACCGTGTTTTTCAACAAGAGTTTTAATTTTGATGATGCGGGTGTGTATACACTAGCGATGCTCTACATCGGGTTTGGCTTTCACTACTTTGTGATGGCACGTCACGATGGGTTAGCCGTTCTGTTTTATGCCCTGCTAATCGTTTGGTGTACTGATACGGGTGCTTATTTCATCGGTAAGTACATGGGAAAGCACAAGTTGGCACCGCACGTTTCTCCCAACAAAACCTGGGAAGGTTCTGTCGGGGGTGTGATTGTGGCGACCGTAGTTTGTACCGTTTACGTGCTGTTTTTCCCGGTGAGTCATGCGAGTTTAATGACCATGATTTTATTGACTGTTATTTTATCCATCGCTGGTCAATTAGGAGACTTAGTTGAATCCGCTTTGAAGCGGTACTATGGAGTGAAAGACTCTGGGAAGATTCTTCCCGGTCACGGTGGGATTTTAGATCGTTTTGATAGTTTGTTGTTTGTGCTGCCGTTACTCCATCTGTTAGGAATTGTGTAA
- the rseP gene encoding RIP metalloprotease RseP encodes MITTIISFIIVFGILVFVHEFGHFIVAKRAGIMVREFSIGMGPKLFFYRKNHTTYTIRLLPLGGYVRLAGSADDEDDQIKPGVTVKLQLNQQQQVTKIDLSQKSNVFQGIPVQVTKADLVHDLFIEGYENGDESELRRFSVNHDAILVNPEGIELQIAPADVQFQNAPVGKKLLVNAAGIFNNVLLAIVAFTLLAFLQGGVASNSNQIQIPKNQPSVAKQAGIKSGDRIVAVDGQQTKDFNAVATQISKRPKQRVTLTVVEQGKRRNVTLTTEAKTVQKKRVGMIGVTKSVNPSLMAKVTAGFTQTWSSTKMLGSALWRMVSGHFSLNDLGGPVAIYASTSQATTYGLVGVVSLLAWLSINLAVINLIPIPALDGGKILLNLIELVRRKPLSEKVETGITLIGFAFLAVLMILVTWNDIMRYFIR; translated from the coding sequence TTGATAACCACAATTATTAGTTTTATCATTGTTTTTGGAATTCTCGTGTTTGTCCACGAATTTGGTCACTTCATCGTGGCGAAACGCGCTGGCATTATGGTACGGGAATTTTCGATTGGAATGGGACCTAAGCTCTTTTTTTATCGAAAAAATCATACGACCTACACGATTCGGTTACTTCCGCTGGGTGGGTACGTTCGCCTAGCCGGAAGTGCTGATGATGAAGATGATCAAATTAAGCCGGGGGTAACCGTTAAATTACAGTTAAACCAGCAACAACAAGTAACAAAAATTGATTTGAGTCAGAAAAGTAACGTGTTTCAGGGCATTCCCGTTCAAGTTACTAAAGCTGATCTAGTGCATGACTTGTTCATTGAAGGATACGAAAATGGTGATGAAAGTGAACTGAGACGCTTTTCCGTTAATCACGATGCGATTTTAGTTAATCCAGAGGGAATCGAGTTGCAAATTGCACCGGCCGACGTTCAATTTCAAAATGCGCCGGTGGGGAAAAAATTACTGGTAAACGCCGCTGGGATTTTTAATAACGTGTTGCTAGCGATTGTAGCGTTTACGTTGTTAGCCTTCCTACAGGGTGGGGTAGCCAGTAATTCCAACCAAATCCAAATTCCTAAAAATCAACCGAGTGTTGCTAAACAAGCTGGAATTAAAAGTGGAGATCGGATTGTCGCCGTTGATGGACAGCAGACCAAAGATTTCAATGCCGTGGCGACCCAGATTAGTAAAAGACCGAAGCAACGGGTGACGCTGACGGTGGTTGAGCAAGGAAAGCGCCGCAACGTTACCCTTACCACTGAAGCCAAAACCGTGCAAAAGAAACGAGTAGGAATGATTGGCGTAACCAAGTCCGTCAACCCAAGCTTAATGGCAAAAGTGACCGCTGGGTTTACCCAGACCTGGTCTAGTACCAAAATGTTAGGCTCAGCCTTATGGCGGATGGTTTCGGGACACTTCTCGTTAAATGATTTAGGAGGACCAGTAGCGATTTACGCAAGTACCTCGCAAGCAACTACTTATGGATTAGTGGGAGTGGTCTCATTACTAGCTTGGTTATCGATTAACTTGGCTGTGATTAACTTAATCCCCATTCCGGCCCTTGATGGTGGTAAAATCTTGTTAAATCTAATTGAATTAGTTCGGAGAAAACCGCTATCTGAAAAAGTCGAAACGGGGATTACCCTGATTGGTTTTGCCTTCTTAGCCGTTCTGATGATTTTGGTAACTTGGAATGATATAATGCGGTACTTTATTCGTTAA
- a CDS encoding proline--tRNA ligase, with amino-acid sequence MKQSRMLIPTQKQDPTGAEALSHRMLLRAGYIQQVSAGTYAYLPLAYRVLEKIERIIKRAMDASGACEMLVPEIIPAQFWQDSGRYDTYGDELFKLKNRHDTEFILGPTHEETFTELIKSSVKSYKKLPLNLYQIQSKFRDEDRSRYGLLRSREFLMLDSYSFSANEADLDQIYKEMRGAFESIFNQIGLSYRGIIGDSGSMGGSDSMEFSAPAAVGEDTIVYSNDSEYAANLEMATNMFVPQKSHAEAQPLELVDTPDVKTIDQVTEFFAIHPDQVVKSLLYLADEQPVIVLTRGDQVANEAKLKHVLGADTLELATPAQVAELLDVQPGAVGPFDLPAETKVIADEYVQPMVNAIVGANQTGKHYQGFNPTRDLPDLEYADVRTVKEGDISPDGSGELQFTKGIEIGHIFKLGTRYSKVLGADILDENGRQQPIIMGCYGIGVSRLLSAVAEQQADENGLVWPTAIAPFDVHVIPTNVKKEEQAELATQITTSLEEAGFEVLVDDRKERAGVKFADSDLIGVPIRVTIGKKADEGIVEVKIRKTGETVETKVDDLQNTIKILAKEI; translated from the coding sequence ATGAAACAATCAAGAATGTTAATTCCGACCCAGAAACAGGATCCCACGGGGGCCGAGGCCCTGAGTCACAGGATGTTACTGCGAGCTGGCTATATTCAACAAGTATCAGCCGGAACGTATGCGTATCTGCCGTTGGCTTATCGGGTGCTTGAAAAAATTGAACGTATTATTAAACGAGCAATGGATGCTTCCGGGGCCTGTGAAATGCTGGTTCCAGAAATCATTCCTGCTCAATTCTGGCAGGATTCCGGTCGTTACGATACCTATGGTGATGAATTGTTTAAGCTCAAAAACCGACACGACACGGAATTCATTTTAGGACCAACACACGAAGAAACTTTTACGGAATTGATTAAGAGCTCGGTCAAGTCCTACAAAAAATTACCGTTAAACTTGTATCAAATTCAAAGCAAGTTTCGTGATGAAGACCGATCCCGGTACGGATTACTCCGGAGTCGGGAATTCTTGATGCTCGATTCTTATTCTTTCTCCGCTAACGAAGCGGATTTAGATCAAATTTATAAAGAAATGCGCGGAGCGTTTGAATCCATTTTTAACCAAATCGGACTATCCTACCGGGGCATCATTGGGGATAGTGGCAGCATGGGTGGCTCTGATTCAATGGAATTTTCTGCTCCGGCAGCCGTGGGGGAAGATACGATTGTTTATTCCAATGACAGTGAATACGCTGCTAACTTGGAAATGGCCACGAATATGTTCGTGCCCCAGAAATCACATGCGGAAGCCCAGCCATTAGAACTGGTTGATACTCCGGATGTCAAAACGATTGACCAGGTAACCGAATTCTTTGCCATTCACCCCGATCAAGTGGTCAAGAGTTTGCTGTACCTCGCTGATGAACAACCAGTGATTGTGTTAACGCGTGGCGATCAGGTTGCCAACGAAGCTAAGTTAAAACACGTTTTAGGTGCCGATACGTTAGAATTAGCCACTCCGGCTCAGGTAGCAGAATTATTAGACGTCCAACCGGGTGCGGTGGGTCCTTTTGATTTGCCGGCTGAAACAAAGGTCATCGCGGATGAATACGTGCAACCCATGGTGAACGCTATTGTGGGTGCTAACCAAACTGGCAAGCATTACCAAGGCTTTAATCCGACGAGAGATTTACCTGATTTAGAGTATGCGGATGTTCGCACGGTCAAGGAAGGGGATATTTCCCCTGATGGTAGTGGAGAATTGCAGTTTACTAAGGGAATTGAAATTGGACATATTTTTAAATTGGGGACCCGGTATTCAAAGGTGCTCGGGGCTGATATTCTCGATGAAAACGGTCGGCAACAACCAATTATCATGGGTTGTTACGGGATTGGAGTTAGCCGGTTACTATCTGCTGTAGCTGAACAGCAAGCTGACGAAAACGGACTGGTCTGGCCAACGGCAATTGCTCCGTTTGATGTGCATGTGATTCCCACGAATGTTAAAAAGGAAGAACAGGCAGAATTAGCCACGCAAATTACGACTAGCTTAGAAGAAGCTGGCTTTGAAGTGCTAGTTGATGATCGCAAAGAACGGGCCGGGGTTAAATTTGCTGATTCCGACTTAATCGGAGTTCCGATTCGAGTCACCATCGGGAAAAAGGCCGATGAAGGAATCGTGGAAGTTAAAATCAGAAAAACCGGCGAAACGGTTGAAACTAAGGTTGATGATTTACAAAACACGATTAAAATTTTAGCAAAAGAGATTTAG